TCTGGCCGAAGCGCAGCAGCACGATGTCGCCGCGCCGGACCTCGACGCCCTGCCCGTCGGCGCAGGCCTGCAGCAGGTCACTGTTGATGCCTTCGCCGGGCTGGCACCAGTCGACGCCAAGATGGCGTGGTAGGTCCAGCAGCACCGCGCGCCCGGTGATGCGGTTGCGGTAGTTGGCGATGTCGTTGCGCTCGGCCCCCATCGAGCTGACCAGCCGGCAGTCGTAGCCGTTCCACATCTTCGAGTCGTAGAAGATGTGGCCCAGGGCGTCCCAGTGGGTGGCGCCCTGGGCCGCGAGGATGAGCACGTCGTCGGCTGCGCCGATCCCTTGCGGGGTGCCGGCGAGGTCACGGGAGTAGACGTCGTCACCGTCTCGCAGCATGAAGCTCATCGGGTTGAAGCGCCGGAGGTGACCCTTCTGCGGGCCGTCGTCGCCATAAGAGATGGACAGCGAGAAGACTCGGCCCTTGCGCACCAGTCCTGCGGCGTTGCGTACGTCGTCGGCCGTGATGTAGTTGACCGTGCCGGCCTCGTCCTCGGGGCCCCACTTGCCCCAGTTGCAATAGCTCTTGGCCGCCTCAGCCAGGCGTGCCCGGCCGCCGTCGTCGTGCATGCAGAGTCCCCATTCCTACTTGAATGTCGTATGTCGTCGGCCAAATCGGCCCCGCGTCATGCGCGTGTCGATCAGCGGAGGAAACGCTCCGCGTTTCCACCGAGCACCTGTGCCTCGAGGGCGGCGTCCAGCCCCAGCGACCGCACGCTGCCGACGGGGTCGCCGTCGGCCATGTCGAAGCGGTAGTCGCTGCCGAGCAGCACGTGGTCCCAGCCGACCCGTTCGCCGAGGAACTGCAGCGACATGCGGTCGTGGGTCAGGGAGTCGAAGAACAGCCGCGCGAAGTACTCGCTCGGGGGTGTGCTGATCACGGTCTGCGCCTCGGGACGGCAGCGCCAGCCGTGATCCCACCGCCCGATCTGGTAGGGCGCGAAGCCGCCGCCGTGGACGAAGCAGAACCGTAGGGCGGGGTGGCGCTCAAGCACCCCGCCGAAGATCAGGCTGGCGATGGCAATGGTGGAGTCGGTCGGGTTGCCGACGAAATTCTGCAGGTAGTACGACGTGAGCCGCTCGCTTCCCGCGACCTTGTCCGGGTGCACGAGCACCGCGAGACCCGCGTCAGCGAGCGCACCCCACAGCGGCTCGAAGTCGGGGTCGTCGAGGTTGCGGCCGTTGACGTTCGACCCGATCTCGACGCCGCGGACGGCCGGGTCGTCCACGACCCGGGCCAGCTCGTCGAGGCTCGCCGCCATGTCCTGCAGGGGTAGGTCGGCGAACACCGACAGCCGGGCGGGTGACTTCGCGGCAGTCGCGAGCAGAGCATCGTTCTGCAGCCGGGTGAAGTCCATGCCGACATTGGCCGGCATGGCGTAGTTGAAGTTGGGCGGCGCGGCGGAGATGACCTGGTGGTCGACGCCGCGGGTGTCCATGTCGGCGAGCCGCGCCGACACCTCGAGCATGCCCTCGGGCAGCGGTCCGCTCCGCCGGCCGTGCGGGTAGGACAGGTAGGTGCCGTTCTCCCGCTCGGTGAGCGTCGGGCCGTACTCGGGGTGCGCGTCGTGCATCGCGCCGACCATCTCGCGCGGGATCGCGTGTGCGTGGACATCGACGGTTGTAGTCACGGCGCCGCTTCTTCAGTGGGTTGCAGGGTGGTGGTCAGGTCACTCACCGGCTCGTGGTCGAGACGCCAGAGCCGCCGGGCGAGGTCCACCGTGGAGGTGTCTCCGATCACCGGTGCGGCAAGGGAGGTGAACTTCGCGATCAGGTCGTCGTCGGTCATCGGCTGCCGCAGCGTGCCGAGGGCGTGCTCGACGTGTGTCTCGTGCGACTCGCCACGGCCGCGCACGGTCACGAAGGACTCGTCCTGCCGGATGGCCGCGTCGCCCTCGACGGTGACCTTGCTCGTCAGGTTGCGGTAGCGCGAGTCGGCGACGCGCTCGTCCGCGAAGCTGTCCGGGCCGGCCGACCCGTCGAGGTAGGCGGCCGCTGCGGCGTAGGCCACACTGAACTTCGCCTCGAGTTCGGTGGTCGGTGACCTGATGCCCATCAGCACCAACGACTCCGGCGGCACCCTGAGGTGGATGCCTTCGATGTCGTCCGGGACGAAGCCGGTGCGTCGGCGCAGGTTGAGGACGCCGTCGATGGCGGCGTGCGCGACCAGTCCGCAAGCGTATGGCTTGAATCCGTCCTCGAGCACGGCCCACCGGGTGCCGAGGTCACCCAGGAGCGCCTCGGTGTCCAACACGTTGCTGTAGCGGCTGAAGAAGCCCTTGCCCGCCTCGAGCGCGGCCGGGTTGCTGGTGAAGCCGCGCGCGGCGAGCAGCGCCCCCTGGACCCCGCTCGCGCCGGCCCGGCCGAGGTTGAGGGACTTGGCCATCGACCCGAACACCGCGGTGATGCCGGCGCCCTGGGTGATGCCGAGACCGGCTGCGTGCGCGAGCCGGCCGGGGTCGAGGCGCAGGAGCCGCCCGGCAGCGGTCGCCACCGCCATCGGCGCCACGACGCTGGTACCGTGCCAGCCGCGATCGGCGTAGTCGGGGTACATCGCCAGCGCGAGCCGCGCCTGCAATTCGAAGCCGACGACGAAGGCGGCCAGCAGGTCCCGGTAGGTCGAGCCCTGCGTCTGCCCCACGGCCAGCAGGGCTGGCAGCAGCGGGGCGCTTGCGTGGATGCGGGTCGGGATCAGCGTGTCGTCGAAGTCGAGCACGTGCGCGCTCACGCCGTTGACCATGGTCGCGGTAACGACGTCGACCCGGCGACGGTGGCCGACAACGGTGGCCACCGGTGCGCCCGAGAGCTCGTCCGCGAGGTCGAGCAGGATCGTGGTCGCCTCCGTTTGGCTGCCGCCGAGCGTCACGCCGAGCGAGTCGATCACCGCGCGCCGGGCGGCGTGGACCACCTCGGCGGGCAGGTCGTCGAAGTCGACGCTGGCGGACCAGTCGAGCAGCGGCCCGGTCAACGCGGCGACGTCGTGGTCCGGTGTGGTGGCCGTCATGACGGGCTCCGCCAGTAGATGACCTTGCGTTCGATCAACTCGATTAGCAGGAAGCTAGCTGTGCCGAGAACGCCGAAGACAAAGATGAGGGCGAACATCGATGGCGTCTCGTAGCTGGCCTTGTAGCGCAGCAGCAGGAAGCCGAGGCCGGCGTCGGACCCGACGAACTCCGAGACAATGGCACCGATCATGGCCGTGGTAATCGCGATTTTGAGGCCACCGAAGATGGCGGGCAGGGCGCTGCGCAGCCGCAGCTTGCGGAAGACCTCCCAGCGCGAGGCGCGCAGGATGCGCATCAGTCGCATCTCGTTGTCGGACACCATGGACAGTCCGACCAGGGTGGTGACGAAGACCGGGAAGAAGCAGGCGATGGCGGCCTGCACAACCTTGCCGGTCAGCCCGAAGCCGAGCCAGGTGATGACCACCGGCGCCAGCACGATGCCGGGAATGGCCTCGAAGCCGGCGAGCAGCGGAAAGTAGGCCCGGCGCAGCAGCGGGAAGCTCGACAGCGCGATGCCCAGACCCAGGCCGATCGCGCAGCCCAGGCCGAAGCCGAGGGCGATCTCCGACACGGTTCGCCACAGGTGCCGAGCAAAGAAGTCGTCGGTGACGACCTCCCGCAGGGCCGTGACGGCGTCGCCGAAGTCCGGCAGCAGGATCGAGTGGATGAGGTCGAGACGGCGGACGAGCATCCAGAGCAGGACCAGGAGTGGCGCGACCAGGACGCTGATGACCACCGGCAGCCAGCGTCGCACAGCGTGGCGCAGCCCGGCCCCGCCGGTCTGGTCCGCCGCCACGAGCAGTCGCGCCTCCTCGTCGGGCGTGAGCGACTGCCGTGTCTCGTGCATGGTCGAGGTCATCGGCCGGCCCCCTTGTCCTCGCGCCAAAAGATGAACCGACGGTCCAGGTAGTCGAAAAGCATCACCGCGGCGACGGCCATCGCGGCCACGATGGCGACCACGGCGAAGGCGAGATTCATCCGAATCTGCTGGTTGTAGACCGCGACCAGCCGGCCCAGGCCCTCAGAGGAGCCGACGAGGATCTCCGCGACCAGGACGCCGGTGAACGCGAGCAATGCCGCGTGTTTGATGCCGACGAAGACGAGCGGCGCCGCCGTCGGGAGGCGCAGCTTGCGGTAGACCTGCCAGCGCGACGCGCCCAGTGAACGCATGAGCTTCATCGGCTCGGCCGCCGGCAGGGTGAGACCCACCATCGTATTGATCATCAGCGGGAAGAAGCAGATGGCCACAGCTGTCGCGATCTTGCTCTCGACCCCGAAGCCCAGCGCCCCGATGATGAGCGGCGCGAGGACCACCTTGGGCAGCGACTGAAATGCCAGTATGTACGGTGCCCAGATCTTGCGCAGCAGCGGCACCACCGCGAGCAACGTGCCGAGCACGAACCCGAGGCTCGCCCCGATCGCGAAGCCGAGCCCGACCTCGGTGAGGGTCACCTGGAGATGACGCAGCATGAAGCCCGCGGATACCAGGGCCCAGAAACCCTTCGCGGTCTCCACCGGGTCTGGCAGCAGGAGCGGGTCGACCAGGCCGAGGTTTGGCAGCAGGTACCAGACGACCAGCAACCCGAGACAGGTCAACACCCCGATGAGCTTGGCGGCGTGCCGGTGGGAGCCACGACGCGTGGTGGACGCGAGCAGCCGCTCCTCCAGCTCGTCGAGCGGGCGCGTCCCGAGCGCGCGACCCCCATCGAGGGTGGCCGCCGCCTGGCGCGGCATCTCGGGCCGGGCGGCTGCCGGCGTGCGCTGGGGCTCCGGCGCGGTCTCGCCCCTCATGCGACACCCAGCAGCTCGCGGATCTCGAACACCCTGTCGGCGAAGCGCTGGTCCTTCATCACCTCGAGCACACGTGGGCGCGGCAGGTCGATATCGAGCACCCGGGCCACCTCGCCCGGGCGCGGCGTCATGACGACGACCCGGTCGGACAGGAAAACCGCCTCGTTGATGTTGTGCGTCACGAAGATGACGGTCTTGCCGGTCTCGGTCCAGATCTTCAACAGCTCGAGGTTCATGTTTTCGCGGGTGAACTCGTCGAGGGCGCCGAAGGGCTCATCGAGTAAGAGCACGCTGGGGTCGTAGAGCAGGACTCGGGCCAGCGAAGCGCGTTGCTGCATGCCGCCCGAGAGCTGCGCCGGGTAGGCACGGACGAAGGACTCGAGCCCGACCGCCTCGAGCAGCTCGAGGGCACGGGGCCGGTACTTCTTCTTGTCCCAGCCGAAGATCTCGATCGGCATCAGGACGTTCTCGAGGACGGTGCGCCACGGGAAGAGCACCGAGGTCTGGAACATCATCCCAATGTCGCGATGCGGGGCGTCGATCACCGCCCCTTTGAAGCGCACCTCGCCGTGGCTCGGCGGGAGCAGGCCCGCCATGACGTTGAGCAGGGTCGACTTGCCGCAGCCGCTGGGGCCGACGAAGGACAGGAACTCGCCCGGCCGGACGTCGAGGTTGATGTCACGCAGGGCCATCACCCCGCCGGTGTCGGTGTGGAACACCTTGTAGAGGTTGTCGACCTCGAAGACCGCCTGTGTGGCCGTGGTGGCTTCGTCGATGCTCACCATGCTGCCCGTCGTCGTGGTCACTTGTAGGCCTTCGCTTCCGCGATGATCTCGTCGCGGTTGAAGTCGTTGACCTCCGCGAGGATGTCTGCGACCAGGAAGTCGTTCACGTCGAAGTCCTCGAAGTCCTTGGCGATCGAGGCGACGGTGTCCTTGAACGTCTTCATCTGGTCGGCTTTGTGCCGCCCGAATTGCTCGCCCTCGGGCACCGAGGTGGTCTTGACGGCCTCCTCGAATTGCAGGCTGCCCTGCGACTGCTCGGCGTCGTTGGTGCCGACCCACTGCTCAGGCACCGCCTCCTTCATGAACTTCTTGCAGGCCTCGACGTTGTTGTCACAGAACAGCGTCCCCTTGGCGATGCCGCGCGCCATGCGCACGAGCTGCTCGCGGTTCTTCTTCAGCCCCTTGGGCGTCGTGATGATCGAGCGGCCAGGGAGGCCCTCATAGAGCGGTGGGGTGATCTCGCGCAGCTTCAGGCCCGACACGGTCAATGAGTGACCGTCGTTCTTCGAACTGGCGTACGCGTCGACGCGACCGCGTTTGATGGCGTCCAGCGTGGTCGCCTCGCCCTCGCCGATCGGGATGAGGTTGACCTCGGTGACCGGGTTGATGCCCACGTCCTCGAGCGCGGAGTGCAGGACCGCGTTCTCGCCGCCGCCAGCCTGCGCGATACCGATGTTCTTACCCTTGAGGTCCCCAACGCTCTTGACGGCGCTGTCCTCGGGCACCCAGATACCGAAAATGCTGCCGTAGCTGTAGGTATATACGTCGATGAGCTCGAGACCCGCGCCGAGACCCTCGACCACCGCGGGCAGCGAAGGGGCACCCGCCACCAGGTTGCCCGCGACCATCTGCTCCACGAGGGCGCCACTACCCGAGCCGGGCACAAGCTCGACGTCGAGGTTCTCGTCCTCCCAGTATCCGAGCTTGTCCGCGGCCACGAAGGCGTAGAACGAACTCGACAGGGTGTCGCTCGGCGTCCCCATCTTGATACTCAGCCGCCCCCCTGAGCCGGAGGCGGTGTCCACATCGGCGTCGTCACCTCCGCAGGCGGCGAGCAGGCTCAGGCACGCGACTGCGGCGACGAGCTGAAGAGACCGGGAAACCTGCACGGGCGCCTCCTGACTTTGGCGGGACCACCACGCAGAGCCTGTGATGGGTTGTCTCGTTGACCGAGACGTTGTCTCATCGTCGATCCCACAATCGTCCCTGTGTTGCTTCGGTGTCAAGGGGTTGTTACGAACTCATGACCTCGAATTACCCCGGTCAGGCGCTGGCGGTTCTACCGCGGGCCGCCGAGTGGCACGAATGCCTAGCGACGGTCGCGGAAGCGCTCGAGCGCCTCGGCGGGGATCTCGATGCCGAGGCCGGGCCCGGACGGCACATCGACGGTGCCGTCGTCACCGAGGGGCAGTTGGCCGCCGAGCAGTCCGTCACGGACCGGATTGGGCGACGCGTCAAACTCGAACAGCGGGCTCGTGGCCCGTGCGGTCAGCACCTGCAGCGCGGCGGCCATCACCACCGCGGTCCCCCACACGTGGGGCTGGGCGGCGACGCCGTGGGCTTCGGCCAGGGCCAGCACGCGACGGACGGCCTCGATACCGCCGGCCGCGACCATGTCGGGCTGGATGAGGTCGACGGCCCGCTCGCGCAGGGCCGCGCCGAAGACCGCCGGGTCGCCCCAGCTCTCGCCTGCGGACACCGGGATGTCGAGCTCGCGGGCCAGCGCCGCATAACCGACGAGGTCGGTGGCCGGCAACGGCTCCTCGAACCATTCGTAGCCCAGTTCCTGCGCGCAGCGTCCGACCCGCCGCGCCTGCATCAGGTCGTACGCGCAGTTCGCGTCGGCCATCAGCGCGACGTCGTCGGTTAGCGCGAGCCGCAGCCGTTCCATCAGGCGGGCGTCCGCGTCGCGGCCGTACCCAACGCCATGCAGCCCCAGTTTGAGCTTGACCCGACGGAAACCACGGGCGACATGGCCACGTGCCTCGTCCTCGATGCGCCCAACCTGATCGTCGAGACCGAGCCCGCCGCGGAAGTAATGACCGGTGACGTATGCCGGCACCCGCTCATGGTGGCGACCTCCGAGCAGGTCCCCGACCGACCGGCCGAGCAGCTTGCCGCGCAGGTCCCACAGCGCGATCTCGACGCCCCCTACGGCGCCGTAGGGCACGTAGGACTTGAACCGGCGGCGCAGATCGTCGCCGATGCGGGTCAACGTCGCCGGGCCCTCGGCGGCATCCGTGCCCACCAGCGCAGGCCCCAGCAGCCGGTCGATGATCTGGTCGTTGCCGGCCACCGGTCCGATGCACTCGCCGTAGCCGACGGCGCCGTCCGAAGCGATCACCCGGACGAGGAGATACTCGCGACTCTTGACGAACCCCTGGCCGTTGGCGAACGGCTCCTCGAGCTCGTGAAAGAGCGGGATCCGTTCCACGCGGTCGATCGTGGTCATGGATGCTCGGCGTGGACGGGGCGCCAATCATGCCAGGTGCCGCGGTACCCCAGGCGCGTCGAGAGGTCCTTAGCCGCGGCCGCGACCGCCGCACCGAGCTGAGGCACGAGGCCGACCCGCAGCCGCTCGGACGGGATGGTCAGCACGAGCGATCCCCGGCACGTACCGTCGGAGAGGAAGTACGGCGAGGCGATGGCGGTGCCACCGATGACCCGCTCACCGATGCTCACCGAGTACCCGCGACCTCGATCCTGCTCCGCGAGCTCCAGCAGGGCGTCCGGGTCGATCACCGTGCGGGCCGTGAGCTGCTCGAGAGGAGCCTGGCGCAGGACGACTCCAGCCTCCTCGGGCGTCATCGCCGCGAGCACCGCGCGGCCGCCAGCGCCGGCGTGCAGCGGGATAGAGCGACCCATCTCGAGCACGTAGCGAATCGGCTTGTGGCAGTCGGCCTTGTCACGGAAGACGAGCTCGTTGTTGTCGACCGTCGCGAGGTAGCAGGTCTCCTCGACGTCGTCGACCAACGACCGCATGATGGGGCGGGCCGCGGCCATCAGCGAGTCGCGAGCCGCGACCATGCCGCTGATCGCGAAGAAGCGCGGCCCCACGGTGTAGCGCCCCTGGCCACCGGGCGCCTGCTCGACCATCTCCAGCTGCAGCAACTGTGCGAGCAGCCGGCTGACAGCACTCTTGTCGACCCCGGTGTCCCGCGCGAGCTCGCGCACCCCGACGCTGCCCTGGGCGTCAGCGACCGCCTCGAGGATCGCGACCACCCGTGCGGCCGCGCCGGCAGTGGCAGTGGCAGTGGCAGTGGCAGTCGGGTCGGGCTGCTTGCCGTCGGCTTGGTTCGTCAACTGAGACATTGTCTCAATACCGTAGCACCGCAGTCGCGCCCGGTTAAGTCCGCCCGCTACTTCCCCTGGGTCCGGCAGTCGCTGCCGAACCGTGACCGGACAACGGGGCACGGGGGGTGATTGACGGCGCCTCGGGGAGCGCGTACGTTGCTGATTGTCTTGCTCAACGAGACAGCGTCTTAATTCCAGGGTCCGCCGGCCGCTCCGGCGCGGCCCCCATTGCGCGGGTCGCAGGACCTGCGGGAGGGACATGCCGTGGATCTGGACCGGCTCAACGTGCGCGACTTCCTCGAGGAGGCGGTGGCCGAGAACCCCGACGCCCCGCTGCTGCTGTGGGAGGACGAGGTCGTCTCGTACGCCGAGTTCGACGCGCATGTGAACCGCGCCGCCCACATGTGGCACGGCCTCGGCGTGCGGCGCGGCGACCGGGTGGCGTTCATGGTCGACAACAAGCCCGAGTTCCTCTACGCCTGGTTGGGGCTGGCCAAGCTCGGCGCGACGCTGGTGGCCGTGAACACCGGCTTCAAGGTCACCGAGACGGCCTACCTGCTCGAGCACTCGGAGGCGCGGATCGCGCTCGTCGACCCGCATCACGGCGACATGTTCGCCGGGCTGTGCGCCGCGGGCGGCCCGCTTGAGCGGGTGCTCGTGCTCGGCGACGACCCGCGCTTCACGTCGTACCAGAGCCTCGTCGACGCCGCGCTGCCCGAGGCGCCACCCGTGGATGTCGCCGCTAACGACGTCATCAGCTTCATCTACACGTCGGGCACCACGGGCAAGCCGAAGGCCGTCATGCAGACCCATCGCAGCTTCGTGATGACGGGCCAGGCCTACCCGCATTGGGTGAACATGGCCCGCGGCGATCGCATCTACGCATGCCTACCGCTGTTCCACATCAACTCGCAGGCCTACTCGACGATGGGCGCCATCGGAGCCCGCGGCGCGATCGTGCTCTCGCCGCGCTTCAGCGCGAGCCGCTTCTGGGACGACATCCGCCGCCACCGGGTGGCGGTGTTCAACTTCATCGGCGCGATGACGCTAATCCTGTCGAAGAAGGAGCCCGCGCCCGACGACCTGGATAACGACGTGAAGGTCGCGTACGGGGTGCCGGCCCTGCCTGGCGCCCTGCGCCGCCAGCTCGAGACCCGTTACGGCATGCGCGTCATCTCGGGCTTCGGGATGAGCGAGACGACGTTCGGGCTGGTCGAGCCGCTCGACGGCGAGTGCAAGGACGGGTCCATGGGGCTGCCGCGCAGCCATCCCGACCCCTCAGTCCCGCGCACCGAGGCGCGCGTGGTCGACGAGGAGGGTCGGGACCTGCCCGACGGCGTGATCGGCGAGCTCGTGCTGCGCGGCCCGGCGCTGATGGCGGGCTACTTCCACGACCCTGAGCGCACTGCCGAGTCGCTACGCGACGGCTGGCTGTTCACTGGCGACATGGCGTGGCGGGACAAGGACGGGTACTACTTCTTCGTCGACCGCAAGAAGGACATCATCCGCCGCCGAGGTGAGAACGTCTCGTCGCTCGAGGTCGAGGACGTGCTCAACGAGCACCCTGCGGTGCTCGAGTCTGCCGTCGTCGGGGTGCCCTCCGACCTCACCGACGAGGAACTCTTCGCCTTCATCGTGGCCCGGCCGGACACCGACCTCGACTACGAGGACCTCGCCGCGTGGGCGGCGGAGCGGCTGGCGGTCTTCAAGGTGCCACGCTACTACCAGCGCATTGACCGCCTTCCCAAGACGGACACCCAAAAGATCGAGAAGCACACGCTGCGCCGCATCGCGGAAGAGCCGGGCGAGC
The nucleotide sequence above comes from Micromonospora sp. NBC_00389. Encoded proteins:
- a CDS encoding cyclase family protein — its product is MHDDGGRARLAEAAKSYCNWGKWGPEDEAGTVNYITADDVRNAAGLVRKGRVFSLSISYGDDGPQKGHLRRFNPMSFMLRDGDDVYSRDLAGTPQGIGAADDVLILAAQGATHWDALGHIFYDSKMWNGYDCRLVSSMGAERNDIANYRNRITGRAVLLDLPRHLGVDWCQPGEGINSDLLQACADGQGVEVRRGDIVLLRFGQIAMCRAQDGWGDYAGGDAPGLTFDTLGWIDEHQIGGLAVDTWGAEVRPNDLACVTQPWHRVAIPQMGLLVGEIFDFEELAVDCAEDGVYEMFFSANPLPVKGSVGGPINPTAVK
- a CDS encoding amidohydrolase family protein, giving the protein MTTTVDVHAHAIPREMVGAMHDAHPEYGPTLTERENGTYLSYPHGRRSGPLPEGMLEVSARLADMDTRGVDHQVISAAPPNFNYAMPANVGMDFTRLQNDALLATAAKSPARLSVFADLPLQDMAASLDELARVVDDPAVRGVEIGSNVNGRNLDDPDFEPLWGALADAGLAVLVHPDKVAGSERLTSYYLQNFVGNPTDSTIAIASLIFGGVLERHPALRFCFVHGGGFAPYQIGRWDHGWRCRPEAQTVISTPPSEYFARLFFDSLTHDRMSLQFLGERVGWDHVLLGSDYRFDMADGDPVGSVRSLGLDAALEAQVLGGNAERFLR
- a CDS encoding MmgE/PrpD family protein; amino-acid sequence: MTATTPDHDVAALTGPLLDWSASVDFDDLPAEVVHAARRAVIDSLGVTLGGSQTEATTILLDLADELSGAPVATVVGHRRRVDVVTATMVNGVSAHVLDFDDTLIPTRIHASAPLLPALLAVGQTQGSTYRDLLAAFVVGFELQARLALAMYPDYADRGWHGTSVVAPMAVATAAGRLLRLDPGRLAHAAGLGITQGAGITAVFGSMAKSLNLGRAGASGVQGALLAARGFTSNPAALEAGKGFFSRYSNVLDTEALLGDLGTRWAVLEDGFKPYACGLVAHAAIDGVLNLRRRTGFVPDDIEGIHLRVPPESLVLMGIRSPTTELEAKFSVAYAAAAAYLDGSAGPDSFADERVADSRYRNLTSKVTVEGDAAIRQDESFVTVRGRGESHETHVEHALGTLRQPMTDDDLIAKFTSLAAPVIGDTSTVDLARRLWRLDHEPVSDLTTTLQPTEEAAP
- a CDS encoding ABC transporter permease → MTSTMHETRQSLTPDEEARLLVAADQTGGAGLRHAVRRWLPVVISVLVAPLLVLLWMLVRRLDLIHSILLPDFGDAVTALREVVTDDFFARHLWRTVSEIALGFGLGCAIGLGLGIALSSFPLLRRAYFPLLAGFEAIPGIVLAPVVITWLGFGLTGKVVQAAIACFFPVFVTTLVGLSMVSDNEMRLMRILRASRWEVFRKLRLRSALPAIFGGLKIAITTAMIGAIVSEFVGSDAGLGFLLLRYKASYETPSMFALIFVFGVLGTASFLLIELIERKVIYWRSPS
- a CDS encoding ABC transporter permease, whose translation is MRGETAPEPQRTPAAARPEMPRQAAATLDGGRALGTRPLDELEERLLASTTRRGSHRHAAKLIGVLTCLGLLVVWYLLPNLGLVDPLLLPDPVETAKGFWALVSAGFMLRHLQVTLTEVGLGFAIGASLGFVLGTLLAVVPLLRKIWAPYILAFQSLPKVVLAPLIIGALGFGVESKIATAVAICFFPLMINTMVGLTLPAAEPMKLMRSLGASRWQVYRKLRLPTAAPLVFVGIKHAALLAFTGVLVAEILVGSSEGLGRLVAVYNQQIRMNLAFAVVAIVAAMAVAAVMLFDYLDRRFIFWREDKGAGR
- a CDS encoding ABC transporter ATP-binding protein, giving the protein MFHTDTGGVMALRDINLDVRPGEFLSFVGPSGCGKSTLLNVMAGLLPPSHGEVRFKGAVIDAPHRDIGMMFQTSVLFPWRTVLENVLMPIEIFGWDKKKYRPRALELLEAVGLESFVRAYPAQLSGGMQQRASLARVLLYDPSVLLLDEPFGALDEFTRENMNLELLKIWTETGKTVIFVTHNINEAVFLSDRVVVMTPRPGEVARVLDIDLPRPRVLEVMKDQRFADRVFEIRELLGVA
- a CDS encoding ABC transporter substrate-binding protein — translated: MQVSRSLQLVAAVACLSLLAACGGDDADVDTASGSGGRLSIKMGTPSDTLSSSFYAFVAADKLGYWEDENLDVELVPGSGSGALVEQMVAGNLVAGAPSLPAVVEGLGAGLELIDVYTYSYGSIFGIWVPEDSAVKSVGDLKGKNIGIAQAGGGENAVLHSALEDVGINPVTEVNLIPIGEGEATTLDAIKRGRVDAYASSKNDGHSLTVSGLKLREITPPLYEGLPGRSIITTPKGLKKNREQLVRMARGIAKGTLFCDNNVEACKKFMKEAVPEQWVGTNDAEQSQGSLQFEEAVKTTSVPEGEQFGRHKADQMKTFKDTVASIAKDFEDFDVNDFLVADILAEVNDFNRDEIIAEAKAYK
- a CDS encoding mandelate racemase/muconate lactonizing enzyme family protein, yielding MTTIDRVERIPLFHELEEPFANGQGFVKSREYLLVRVIASDGAVGYGECIGPVAGNDQIIDRLLGPALVGTDAAEGPATLTRIGDDLRRRFKSYVPYGAVGGVEIALWDLRGKLLGRSVGDLLGGRHHERVPAYVTGHYFRGGLGLDDQVGRIEDEARGHVARGFRRVKLKLGLHGVGYGRDADARLMERLRLALTDDVALMADANCAYDLMQARRVGRCAQELGYEWFEEPLPATDLVGYAALARELDIPVSAGESWGDPAVFGAALRERAVDLIQPDMVAAGGIEAVRRVLALAEAHGVAAQPHVWGTAVVMAAALQVLTARATSPLFEFDASPNPVRDGLLGGQLPLGDDGTVDVPSGPGLGIEIPAEALERFRDRR
- a CDS encoding IclR family transcriptional regulator, producing MVAILEAVADAQGSVGVRELARDTGVDKSAVSRLLAQLLQLEMVEQAPGGQGRYTVGPRFFAISGMVAARDSLMAAARPIMRSLVDDVEETCYLATVDNNELVFRDKADCHKPIRYVLEMGRSIPLHAGAGGRAVLAAMTPEEAGVVLRQAPLEQLTARTVIDPDALLELAEQDRGRGYSVSIGERVIGGTAIASPYFLSDGTCRGSLVLTIPSERLRVGLVPQLGAAVAAAAKDLSTRLGYRGTWHDWRPVHAEHP
- a CDS encoding AMP-binding protein; the protein is MDLDRLNVRDFLEEAVAENPDAPLLLWEDEVVSYAEFDAHVNRAAHMWHGLGVRRGDRVAFMVDNKPEFLYAWLGLAKLGATLVAVNTGFKVTETAYLLEHSEARIALVDPHHGDMFAGLCAAGGPLERVLVLGDDPRFTSYQSLVDAALPEAPPVDVAANDVISFIYTSGTTGKPKAVMQTHRSFVMTGQAYPHWVNMARGDRIYACLPLFHINSQAYSTMGAIGARGAIVLSPRFSASRFWDDIRRHRVAVFNFIGAMTLILSKKEPAPDDLDNDVKVAYGVPALPGALRRQLETRYGMRVISGFGMSETTFGLVEPLDGECKDGSMGLPRSHPDPSVPRTEARVVDEEGRDLPDGVIGELVLRGPALMAGYFHDPERTAESLRDGWLFTGDMAWRDKDGYYFFVDRKKDIIRRRGENVSSLEVEDVLNEHPAVLESAVVGVPSDLTDEELFAFIVARPDTDLDYEDLAAWAAERLAVFKVPRYYQRIDRLPKTDTQKIEKHTLRRIAEEPGERLDRDEGRRPAGGVGAAPVGTAPSPEHDDWRDAAPKAP